Genomic window (Bacillus pumilus):
TGTATTAGCAAAATCAATTGCTGCTTCTGATTCATAAGGGATACCGTTTTGAGCTAGATATCCATGTAAATTCATCTGACCTAAACCAATTGATTTCATTGTTTTATTAGCTTTATTAACTGCTGGAGCATTAACGATATTAGTTGCATCAGAAACCCTTGTAAGAGCGTCTACTGCGGTTCTAACTGTCTTCTCGATTGATTGGTTATTCATGACATTCAGGATGTTCATTGATCCTAAGTTGCATGAAATATCGAGTCCAATTTCATCATCTTGATCGTAGTCTGTATAAGTCGAAACTTCAGATGCCTGTAATACTTCAGAGCACAAATTTGAAAATTTAACCATAGAGATATGATTATTAGCATGTTCGTTATTCACATTATCCTGGAACATAATATAGGGATAACCTGATTCATATCTAAGAATGGCCAGCTTCTCAAGAAGTTTACGAGCACTTCCTTTAGCTTTTCTTACATTTGGATTATTAACTAATTCATCATACATTTCATTGATGTTCATCTCGTCTAAGTGTTGTACATATTCCTTATAGACCGTATGAGGATAGAACATATAATAATCTTTGTCTTCTCTTGCAAGCTCAATGAATTTGTCTGGAACAACTACTCCAATGGACAAGGTTTTAGCTCTCACATCTTCATCTGCTGATATTTTTTTCGTATCTAAGAAATCATTAATATCAGGATGAAATACTGTTAAATATGTTGCTCCGCTCCCATTACGTGCGCCCATCTGATCTGCATATCTAAAGGCATTATCAAGAAGTTTCATAACACCAACAACACCTTTTGTTACATTCTCAATACCTTTGATATCCTCACCTTTAGCTCTAATTTTGCTCAAATTAAGTGCTACGCCACCGCCTAATTTAGATAGTTGCATTGAGATATCTACGGCTTTTGAGATATCATTCAAACTATCCCCAACTTCAATTAAGAAGCAGCTAACCATTTCACCTCTTCGCTTTCGTCCAGCATTCATAAATGTAGGAGTTGCTGGTTGATACTCTTGCTTAATCATGGATTCAACATATCTTAGAGCTTTTTCAGTGTTTCCTTTAGCTAAAAATAACGCAACAATTGAGATTCGATCTTCATATCGTTCTAAGATTTTCATCTTATCGTTAGTCTTAAGTGCATAGTCATTGTAAAACTTAAATGCACTCATAAATGATGGGAATCTAAATTTAAAACTATAAGCAAACTCGAATACCTTTTTGATATCACCGATACTATATAGGTTTAAAAATTCTTCTTCGTAATAATCATATTTACGTAAGTAGTTTAATTTTTCTTCCAGATCATGAAAGAAGAACATATTCTGATTCACGTAATCTACGAAATAACTATGTACAGCTTCCTTGTCCTTCTCAAATTGGAACTTTCCATCCTTCTGAATCATGATCTCGTTGTTCAATTGAATCCACTTAGGAATATTGTTTGTGCTGATTGTCAATAAATTTAACCTCCTGTAAAAACTTAGCTACATCAGAATCTGTCCCAGCTAATTCAAATTTGAGCAAGATTGGAACATTGTATTGTTTTGCTATCTTATCTGCAGCCAGTCCAAAATTATTTCCCCAAATTTTATTGCCACTAGAACAAATTCCTCTCAGCATTTCTTTGTTGTTATGTATGAATATCTGAGTTAACTTTGGCACCTCACCAAATCCGATTGTGTATGTAATATGTATGAATGGTTCAGTAATCAACATGTCCTCAGTTATTTTCTTAACAATGTAATATTTGTTATTTGTAATTTTATGAACGAATCGTTGAACGTTTCCTGTCAAGCTCTCATAAGTAATTAACATTATAAGTGGTTTTTACCTGTTACAAACTTTGCTATTGTAAATTCAGATTCTGATTCTAAATATTCACTCTCTTTAGAAATTCCAGAATTAATCTTTGCCATTTCTTCATATCCCTTGGCCATCTCTTCATAAAAACTTGTATCTTCAAGTTTCCCAACCTCAAAGTAATGTAATAAGTGATTTTTAGGTACAAGATTTTTTTCTCCAAATTCATTAACAGATAGCACATCACCAGGTTCTACGATGTAAGATGTTCCATCAGGATTATGAACAGTTGTCACTGTTTCAACTACTTCAAGGTCTACTAGATGTCTGGTATGTACATACGGTTTTTTTAATTTTCTTACAGCTGCTCCCATTATATTTCCCCCAATTTTTATTTATATGAAACTGTGATTTTATAGTAAATCTCCATCAGTAAGCAATACCATTTCTTCATCGCTTGTGATATCTTTTAATACCTCTTTAAGTGGAACTAAATTTCTGTCTTCTCCAGGTGCTCTTCCATACCTCATAGCAGCGTAAATCTCTCCAACTTCAATCAGTTCTTTAGATAAATCTCCTTCATCATCTGCAGTATCCTTTTTATAAAGTTCCATAGCCTTTCCCTTTGTATTTGCTTTAATTAACGAATAATAAGGATCATGTACCTCATAAAACTTCATTTTGCGTTTGAAAATTCGCTTAAAAAAGCTCAGTAATAATTTCATCATATATCCTCCATTTTCTAATTTATATAAAATCAAATCAATATCTTGTATTCTCTCAATAAATCCGTATACTATATTTAGTTATACAGAACACATTTTCCCTCGATAGGTGGTGATTCCCTTGGCAAAGTCTAGCAGCAGAAGAGTTTCATCTTCAAAACTTGCAACTAAAGCTTCTAAAGTACTTAATTCTAAATCTTCAAGTAAGACAGCTAAGAGTTTAACTGGATCAGTTCTTTCTCAAGCAAAGGCTAAAAGAAAGTAACTGTATTGAGGTATGTTGGTTAGGAGATGGCTTAAGTCATCTTCAATCCTTCATATCTTCTTATTGATTTTTGTGAACCTGTCGATCTCTTTCCCATCAACAACAACTTTTCCAAAGAACCTCTCTTTAGGTCTTGCCCATAATACAGTGCCGTCCATATCATGGTAAACAACAAGCTCTTCTTCTGTTTCTGTATGAATGACTTCTCCAACGAGTTTATAGGTTCCGCCCTTATAATGTTTGAAGTCACACATGATATGCTCAAATATGTCTATTTAATTCTCCCCCTCAAACTTCAATTTCAATCGTTCATAGTCAAGTCTTTCTCGCTCTTCTTTTTCCTTCCGGAACTCAATCCTACGAGCTTCTTCTGCTTCCTTAAGTTGCAGCTCATATTCAGCCCAGTCATTCTCAGTAATTATTCCCAACTTATCAAGCTCATTCTTTACATAGCTGTCCTCATAAATCTTTTTTTGGCTTGGTGCTCGTTATAAACAATAGTGCTTGGCTCTTCTTCAAAATCAAAAACTTGTTTAACAATTAATATGCCACCATCTTTAGTCACGATTGTAGTTGCATCGTAAAATTGATTAGCATGAATGAACCCAACCTCTTTGTCAATTAAATCAGTTGGTTCTGTTATAAAGTACATGAGATACCTCCTTAATTTTCCTCTAAATTCAACACAAGAACATTTTTATATGGATCTAGTTGAATTTCATCGCTTGTCTCTTCTCCATCAATTCTGAAACTAACTCTTGTGTCTCCGTTAAAATCAAGTTGATCTTGTAATGCTTTGATTACATCACTTACTTTGGGCTTACTTAGCTTTCCTTTAAACTCATCATATGCCATTTAGAATTTCCTCCTTTTGTTTTACATCTTCTTATCTAGAATATCTTTAATACTTTTTAAAGTTTCTTTATACTCACTATCTAATCCACTTACATCAAGATTTGTTGAGATTCGATAACTTCCTGAGTTGTCATACATTATGATGAAAGCCTCCGTGTCGTCATCTTTAGCACTGAAAGTGATATCGTGAAGTTCAACCTGCTCTGCATCATTTTCTTGTTTTAGTTGCTCAATATAATCAGGCTGCATCATGTTGAATAGCTCGTTAACTGTGGTGAATCTTACTTGTTCCAATATGCTATCCTCTTTATAATCAAATGAATGAAAATAAAGATTAAATGTTATGTAACCTTCTACTGAATTTCCATGCTTGGTGTATTGCATCCTATCCTCCTCATCTGATTTCTCTTTGAAATCATCCTTTTATTTAAAAATTAACAACCCCATCCCACTCTTCTAATTCTTCAATTTCTTTATCAATTTCTCTATTACTCAATAAATGATCCTTAACTGTAATAGCAATTTTCTTAAAAACACCCTTAAGCGATAATTGGGTAGTTCCATTAAATGGGTTAACGCTTCGATAAACAATTTTGTTTGTTTGATTGTTTTTTACACTAACTTGAGTTATTGACCAGCCTAAACTACTTTTTTTAGCAAAAAAAGTGATTACTAGAGTGTAATCATCAATTACAACTAGCTTTTTAAAATTCTCCATCATTTAACACTCCTTACTTTAAAATAAAACTTTTATTTATCTATCTTGCTAAATAATTCAATTTGGGTTGGTGAACATTTGGCTAAAGTAAGAGTAAATTCAAATTTTTTATCAATCAAACTTTTGGAAATTTCAATTGTTTTCGTTTTTAATATCTTGTAATGCTTTGTTTGTCCTTCAGTTTCAATGTGAACAAAACATTCTTTAGGATGTTCATTTTTAAACATCAGTAATAATCGATCTTCTGGTTTTAGTGTGTAAGTATTATCACTACGAAATTTCAACCCTTCTTCTACCTCTTCAACATCAATCTTATTACCCACAAGAATATCTTCAATCTTATTAGGCAACCATCTGTTACCATCAATAGACGTGATTCTAAGTTCGTTGATAATCATCCTTTATCTCCACCTTTAAATATATGTAATTTGTATTTTATTTTGATAGAATTGTAGTAGGTAGCAGAAAGCCACCCAAGTATCCTGCTAAGAATGCAACTAATGCCCATTTAATTAATGTTAGCCAGAATTTCTTATCAAGTTGTTTACTCTTTTTCAATTTTTTCAATGATGTACACCTTACCTTCTTCTATGGCAATATTCACAAGAATTTGAGTCCCGTTATACTCGAAAAGATATTCATTTGATCCAGCAAGTGCTGCAATTTCTTCTTTTAATTCTTCACCAACAACCTCTAATTTTCTTGGAAATCGTGGAATTTTTCCAACACCTTTGGATAGGTTAATAGGAGCTGTCGATAATCGTTGTTCTCCATAAAACTTACCGTCTTTCCCTCTAAATGTAACTGTAACGAAATCTTCTTTAACATTAGCTTTACTCAACTATTACACCTTCCTTTTTAAGCTTATCAATTATTTCTTCAACACCCTCTTTAACAATAGAAGACGCTTCATTTTGCATAGTCTCGTATGGGTAAGGTTGGAGACAAAGTTCGTCTAAAACATCAATTTTTCCCTTTAAAGACTTCTTTGAGATTGTAAGATTGAAAGTGATTTTATCCCTTAGCCGTTTACATAGATACCAACGTGTCTTTGCATGATCAGTAAATCCAAGCTCTCTCATCTTCTCTTCTTCTAAAATATTAAACTTCATTCATCATGCTCCATTCCATTTTAGGCTTATGCTGCGTGACTAAAACCATATAATTTAACAGGCATGTTTTTCACCCTCTTCTATTTACTATCTTTATTTAGTCTATCTAATGCCTTTAAAAGCATATTAAGTGATTCCTTGTCGCCCATTTCATTTCGATTTGCCTCAATAAAGCCTACGGCTGTAATTAATTTTTCTTTCATTTCATATCCTCCATTCTCTATAAAACTTGAATTTTATTTCAAAATTTCGCCCAAGATAGCAAGCAAAAACATTCCAGCGCTGCCAACTGCACCAAACCACTTTGAAGCATCTAATGACTTTATGAATATGATATTTTTACTTATCATAGATCAATTAAATGCAGGCCATCCATTCCATAGACCTTTCCACTTTCGGTTATTTTGCCATTGTTCTTCATTACCCTCAATGCGTTTTCAGCTTGTTTTTGATTAGAGTAAATTTTGGGATGATAGTAATTTAGGTAATTGCCAACACCACTCTTAGAAGCGATAACGAACATATTCATTTTTGCTCTCTCCATTCTCATTTTTTATAGGGCTTAATATGTTCAATCCCAAGTACTTTCAGCGTCTTCTTTATATTCATCCCCTCACATTTTTCTCGAATTTTCTCGCTCAATTCTTCAGCGCATTTACCGCAGCAATTAAACTCAATTCTGTCTTCCGAGCTTTTTGCATTTTCTTCTGTTAATCTTAAACATAAGGGGTATTTCTCAACCCCTTCGCTACAAATTTCGCATATGTAGTTCATTGATTCTCCTTAGCTGTTACATCGATTATATATGTAATTTGTATTTTAATCAATACTTTTTATATGTTATTTTTAATTTATTATGATCATATGTTCTTTTTTATTTCCTCTAACAAAACCCATGACTTAACAATCTTAGGTTCTATCAATTTCCACATTTCATCGTCAATTGAAGCTGCTTCTTCAAGAGTCGTATGTATATAATTCAGATTGCTATGTACAGTCTCCAGATCATCTTCCATCCTAGCTTTTTCCCGTTCGCTCAGAATTGTTTCACCGCCTTAATGCAAGGGAATGTGGTACGTCCAGCTATCTACAAATTTGTTATCATATGTACGTTCTTGAATCTCACAGGTGAATCCTTTCCTACGTCTAACAAACACTTCTGCTTTTACTTTGGTATCAAACTTCTTTGGAACTCTTGTTCCGTTCCATAATACTCTAAAATAATTCTCTATCTACTCCACTAACCCTTCTTCTAAAGTTTTTCTTTGTTGAATTAAATCATCAAACCAATCCTTATCTCTTGTGTCCAATGCTTGATCAATTAGTGAATTTACTTCAGCTATTTGAATCTTCTTAGACTCTTTATCTTCATATGTAAGTAATGTTTCATCAAATTCCTGGGCGTACAAAAGCCCATCCACTTCAACTTTATATTTAATAACACTCAGTTCTTTTCCTTTTTCAATTGACACATAGTGTGTTGCTTTAATAACTTTACCAACAACACCCCTAGATGAAATCAGAACACTCTGACCAATTTTAAATTTCATTCCTTTCTTCCTCTCTAATGGATTAGGTTGTTTTCGTTTACTATTTGCATGTTAGGATGGCCGCCAAGTGAAACCACCAACTTCTCAAGATATTCAATCCTGCTATCCAGTTCATAGCACTGCTTCATGTAGAATCGCTTTGTTTCGGATACAAAGCCTTCTCCTTGTTTATATCCATCAGCTAATCCTGTTCCTATTACAGCTGGTATCAGATCGATTAAATCATCTTTCATAAAGCTTTTTATGTATTCTTCAACAGTCATGTCCTTAACCAATGTATGAAGCAGTTGAATCACTTGCTCATTTCGTTTAACGTAAATTGCGTAGTTGTCTAAATCAATATGTACGACTTTCAATGAGTTGATTTGCTCTAAGATACTTTTCATCTCCCTGTGCCAAGTTTTTTCAAGTCAGCGTTAATAATATTCATGCCTTCTTGGTAAGCTTCCTTCAAATTGTTTAAAGCCTGAATTTCAGTTGCTAAATACTTAATAAATTTTTCTGGATGCGCCTCTCTTCCAGAAGCCAGTTTAATTCGAAATTCTTCAACACTCTTTTTAAAATTTGCAATAATAATTTCGCTTTCAGACATACTTCTCCCGCCTTTCTATGTATGTAATATATGTAATTTATGTTATTGTATTACGATTCAGTTCGATGTGGTTCTTGATCCACTGTACTGAGGGGTTGTAATATTGCTGTGGGCATTCTTCATTCCACTCAAAACCTATGTAATTTCTACCTGTATTAATACAAGCAATAGCAACAGTACCCGCACCACTGCAATTGTCTAATACTACTTGATTTTGGTTTGAAAATGTTTTGATAATTCTTTCATATAACTCAATCGGTTTTTGTGTTGGGTGGAATTTTCTTGGATCATCATTATTCATTACAGGAATCTTCCAAACACTGGTTGGGTATCTATCAGTTTGTCCACCCCCTGCAATTCCTTGCTTAGTTTTACCGTAATTTGTTCCATCGCTTGTGTGTTTTGTATATGTATTAGCTGGTTTATGCCCAGTTGTTTTCTGGGGATTATATGTAGGCAATTTTTTATAGAATACTAGAATTTCTTCATGGGATCTCAATGGCATCTTTTTAGCATTCAGAAAACCAGTGCTCTTATTTTTCTCCCAAATAATATCGTATCTATACATTTTAGGGTTACTCGTAATCAACATTGATGAAAATGGCTTAACTGCCGTTAAAACAATTGCTCCGTTGTCTTTTATTACTCTGTTATATTGTTCCCACAATTCATTTAAGGGGAGTATTTGATCCCATTTGTTTTGATTGGTTACTCCGTAGGGAAGATCGCATAATATAAGATCAACAGATTTATCAGGAATTCGATTCATTCCTTTGTTTTTTTCTTTGCTTAAACAGTTTTCATTGTAAACCCTATTTAACTCCAATTAACCTCCTCCTTCTCAATAAAATTGATCTTTATTTGAAACTGTCTACACTTCGCAATTCTTTCAGCCTATTATTCACAACTTCTATGTATTTACTTTCAATTTCAAAGCCAATCCATTGTCGATTTAAGTTCTCACAAGCTACTGCAGTTGTTCCAGATCCCATACAATTATCTAGTACAACATCCCTTTCGTTTGAGTAAGTTTTAATTAGATACTCAAATAATCCGACTGGTTTTTGAGTTGGGTGTGGTGGGTTATGAACCGAATTAAACTTCAAGACAGATGATGGATACCCCTCTTGTTTTATATTTCGAACGCTTTTATGGGAAGGCCTCTTAAACTGATGTTCCGACTCGTACACACGGGGTCTAATCCATTTTTTATCGACTTCTTTTACCCCTTGGGGATTATAATTCATTCTTCGGTCAGATTGACCCTTATGAATCACTACTCCCTTTGAAAAAACACAAATATCTTCGTGTAATTTTAGGGGCATGTTTTTTGCTTGAATAAAGTTTCCAGCCTTAGTTTTCTCCCAAACCCAACAATACTTAAACCATTCTAAGTTGCTATTTACTAATGTTGTCGTAAAAGGTTGACTTGCAGTTAAAACAATTGCGCCATTATCTTTTATAATTCTTTTATATTGCTCCCAAAGTGCTTCTAACGGAATAATCGTATCCCATTTGCATTTTGTTGTTCCATAAGGTAAATCACATAAAATCATATCAATTGATTTATTTGGAATAAGCTTCATACCTTCTAAGCAATCCATTTGATAAACTTTGTTTTTCTCAAGCGTAGTTTTTTGCTCAATAATTTTCACTCAATCTCTCCTTTTTATATTATTCTCTTTAAAAGAGATATTTTAAAGCAATTTAAATCCAATTTCTGACCAATTCTTTACACGGACAAATCTGTTATCATTTTCATTATGTGGAGCATCAAATACCATGCCTACACCTTCAAATGTCTCCAAGTTATGTATTCCATCATCAATCATGTAATCAGCTTTAATGATCTTTTTATTTCCACATAGAACAACATGGTCATACGAGATAAATGGAAAGTGTTCCTTGAGCCATTCTAATTTAGCTTTTAATGATTCTGGATGTGCTGTTGCAGTAGTAACAACATACACTTCGTAGAAATCAAATAGATTCTTAACAACTTTTTGACTATCTTTCTTAACTGATAAACCTTTAAAAAAGTCATACGTTAAATGCCTGAAAACATCATTTTTTGTATTCACATAATTTAAGATGTTCCAAGATTTTATGTTTTCACATTTTAAAGTTGGGTCATCATGTTGATTGATTGCTTTTACCCAAGCTGGTAAGAAATCAGCCAATACATCATCCATATCAATTGCAATTACTTTTCTTTTCATGAACCTTCCTCACTGACCAAGTAGATAATGTCATCAACAATTTCATCGCTGTTGTACTTCACTGTGTCAAATGAGTATGTATGTAATTTTGATTTTGGTATCACATCATTGTATAGTTTTACAATTGGTTCAACGTCTTTCGTGTTAACCTGATCATCTCCTCTACTAAGAATCCTTTCTTTAATTGCTTCAGGTCTTGCATACAGATAGATTAACTTGGCCTTGCCCAGCAATTTGTTCTCAATAATGCTTACTTGCTCTTCTGAAAGCTTTGCATGGCCAGGAAACGTCGTTGCATAAACAAGGTTGGAATATATGTATCTATCGATAATTATTTTTTCATGTTTTGTAAGTTCAAAACAATAATCATATAGGCTGCCCTGGCTTCCTTTAGCTAATTCAAACGATGAACCTCGTAGTATCTTGTAATCTAGCTTTTTTGACAGCTGCTTTGCTACTGTAGATTTATAGCAGCAGTCACATCCCTCTAAAATAATGATCATTTATCATCCTCCTTTGTAACTTTGTGAAAACCCATTACTTCATAAGAACCATCGATATACTGAACTTCAAGTTGTGAATATCTAGCGTCCACTGTAGTCACTATTGCCCTCTCTTTGTTGTGGTTGACTATTACTGAATCGTTTACCTTAAACATGACCTCACCCCCTTAATTGAGCTAATTCATCTCTATCGTAAATCTCCACCAAGTTATATTGATCATCCGCAACTCCATATTGATTGTTCTTATGTACTTCCACTACTGTTCCTACTCCGTATAAAGTAAGAACTCTTTGTCCTAAAGTAAGCTTGTTCAATCAATTCACTCTCTTCTTTATGTGTTATTTTTAACTTCTTGGACTGTTAATGTTTTTCGTCCAAACTCCCTAGCCTTTTTTAAGTTATCAATGAAGACATCTAATCTGTTTCCTTTTATATCTCCACCTCTATCCTGACATACTCTTAGTCCGACATCTTCTATGTATAATTTTGTTCCGAATTTCATATAGGGTGGACAAGCAATTGTAATGCCCTGCCTTGTAGTCACACCGCTCGCTGTTGTTCCATATTCAGAGTCTCCTGGATGCTTACCTGTGCTTTCAAAACCGTTTGTGTAAGCTGTAACAACCATTTTGCGTGTTTGACTCTTTTGTTCCACAGTTTTCTTTGTTTGTTTGACATTTTTATCTCCTTTCTTTATTTTTACCTTTTTAACTTTCTCTCGAACTGGTTCAACTTTGATTTTCAGGTATTTCTTTTGTAATTCCTCAGTTATTTCTTTTTTGCTATCTTGTTTTGGCAATGGTGTATGTAGCTGGATATGTTTCATTGGAAAATCTTCAGCTAACTTTGTCTTATTTACCTTTTCAGTCGGCTTGTCCTTGATTAAACTCGTTTCCATCTTAATA
Coding sequences:
- a CDS encoding site-specific DNA-methyltransferase: MKIIEQKTTLEKNKVYQMDCLEGMKLIPNKSIDMILCDLPYGTTKCKWDTIIPLEALWEQYKRIIKDNGAIVLTASQPFTTTLVNSNLEWFKYCWVWEKTKAGNFIQAKNMPLKLHEDICVFSKGVVIHKGQSDRRMNYNPQGVKEVDKKWIRPRVYESEHQFKRPSHKSVRNIKQEGYPSSVLKFNSVHNPPHPTQKPVGLFEYLIKTYSNERDVVLDNCMGSGTTAVACENLNRQWIGFEIESKYIEVVNNRLKELRSVDSFK
- the nrdI gene encoding class Ib ribonucleoside-diphosphate reductase assembly flavoprotein NrdI gives rise to the protein MLITYESLTGNVQRFVHKITNNKYYIVKKITEDMLITEPFIHITYTIGFGEVPKLTQIFIHNNKEMLRGICSSGNKIWGNNFGLAADKIAKQYNVPILLKFELAGTDSDVAKFLQEVKFIDNQHKQYS
- a CDS encoding IDEAL domain-containing protein; the encoded protein is MKFKIGQSVLISSRGVVGKVIKATHYVSIEKGKELSVIKYKVEVDGLLYAQEFDETLLTYEDKESKKIQIAEVNSLIDQALDTRDKDWFDDLIQQRKTLEEGLVE
- a CDS encoding AAA family ATPase, giving the protein MIIILEGCDCCYKSTVAKQLSKKLDYKILRGSSFELAKGSQGSLYDYCFELTKHEKIIIDRYIYSNLVYATTFPGHAKLSEEQVSIIENKLLGKAKLIYLYARPEAIKERILSRGDDQVNTKDVEPIVKLYNDVIPKSKLHTYSFDTVKYNSDEIVDDIIYLVSEEGS
- a CDS encoding DUF1653 domain-containing protein; the encoded protein is MCDFKHYKGGTYKLVGEVIHTETEEELVVYHDMDGTVLWARPKERFFGKVVVDGKEIDRFTKINKKI
- the nrdE gene encoding class 1b ribonucleoside-diphosphate reductase subunit alpha, which gives rise to MSTNNIPKWIQLNNEIMIQKDGKFQFEKDKEAVHSYFVDYVNQNMFFFHDLEEKLNYLRKYDYYEEEFLNLYSIGDIKKVFEFAYSFKFRFPSFMSAFKFYNDYALKTNDKMKILERYEDRISIVALFLAKGNTEKALRYVESMIKQEYQPATPTFMNAGRKRRGEMVSCFLIEVGDSLNDISKAVDISMQLSKLGGGVALNLSKIRAKGEDIKGIENVTKGVVGVMKLLDNAFRYADQMGARNGSGATYLTVFHPDINDFLDTKKISADEDVRAKTLSIGVVVPDKFIELAREDKDYYMFYPHTVYKEYVQHLDEMNINEMYDELVNNPNVRKAKGSARKLLEKLAILRYESGYPYIMFQDNVNNEHANNHISMVKFSNLCSEVLQASEVSTYTDYDQDDEIGLDISCNLGSMNILNVMNNQSIEKTVRTAVDALTRVSDATNIVNAPAVNKANKTMKSIGLGQMNLHGYLAQNGIPYESEAAIDFANTYFMMVNFYSLKRSMEIAKETGETYYMYEGSTYKSGSYFDKYLSIDYSPKFDKVAKLFKEQHIPSIEDWKQLKSVVQKYGLYHSYRQAVAPTGSISYVQSSTAGVMPIMERIEERTYGNSKTYYPMPGLSPNNWFLYKEAYDMDMFKVIDLISTIQTHVDQGISFTLFLKDTMTTRDLNRIDLYAHHKGIKTLYYARTKDTGQDSCLSCLV
- a CDS encoding 3D domain-containing protein; translation: MRIIKKFVDKNTNNIYYKVNSKVLIVLTGWLLTFSFIKMETSLIKDKPTEKVNKTKLAEDFPMKHIQLHTPLPKQDSKKEITEELQKKYLKIKVEPVREKVKKVKIKKGDKNVKQTKKTVEQKSQTRKMVVTAYTNGFESTGKHPGDSEYGTTASGVTTRQGITIACPPYMKFGTKLYIEDVGLRVCQDRGGDIKGNRLDVFIDNLKKAREFGRKTLTVQEVKNNT
- a CDS encoding DNA-methyltransferase, translated to MELNRVYNENCLSKEKNKGMNRIPDKSVDLILCDLPYGVTNQNKWDQILPLNELWEQYNRVIKDNGAIVLTAVKPFSSMLITSNPKMYRYDIIWEKNKSTGFLNAKKMPLRSHEEILVFYKKLPTYNPQKTTGHKPANTYTKHTSDGTNYGKTKQGIAGGGQTDRYPTSVWKIPVMNNDDPRKFHPTQKPIELYERIIKTFSNQNQVVLDNCSGAGTVAIACINTGRNYIGFEWNEECPQQYYNPSVQWIKNHIELNRNTIT
- a CDS encoding 5' nucleotidase, NT5C type, with protein sequence MKRKVIAIDMDDVLADFLPAWVKAINQHDDPTLKCENIKSWNILNYVNTKNDVFRHLTYDFFKGLSVKKDSQKVVKNLFDFYEVYVVTTATAHPESLKAKLEWLKEHFPFISYDHVVLCGNKKIIKADYMIDDGIHNLETFEGVGMVFDAPHNENDNRFVRVKNWSEIGFKLL
- a CDS encoding antitoxin endoai, with product MGAAVRKLKKPYVHTRHLVDLEVVETVTTVHNPDGTSYIVEPGDVLSVNEFGEKNLVPKNHLLHYFEVGKLEDTSFYEEMAKGYEEMAKINSGISKESEYLESESEFTIAKFVTGKNHL